Below is a window of Solanum stenotomum isolate F172 chromosome 7, ASM1918654v1, whole genome shotgun sequence DNA.
TGATGTTCTTGTTGACTCTGAAATTAGCCCAAAATCCATTCTTGATAGCAAACAAATCTTCAATCTTGGCAACCCTTTTGGATATGATAGAAACTCATCATATGCAAATTATGAAGACAAAAACAGTTCATCAACTTTAGAAGGTATTAAACTAATTGCTCTGCTAGACCCTATTGAGAATGAAGAAAGCATTAACAGTACTAGCAAAATGGTTGTGTTTGGAACAGAGCTTAAAGATTTTGGTATCAAGACTAAGGATTCTCATGTGTTAGCATTTGGGAATGTTAAAGAAGATAAAGATTCATCAAAGGGTGGATTGAGTTTGAGGGAAATGGAGAGTTTAGAGGACTATACATGTGTGATTACTCATGGTCCTAATCCCAAAAAAACTCATATATTTGataattgtgttgttgaaagttgCTCTGTTTTGGGGAAGTTGTCTGATTGTTCATGATAATCAAGATTTGTCACTCATGTGAAGCTGATGTTGAAGAGCCCAAAACAAATGGTACATGTAGTTGGTCATTTGGTTGTGTATAATTTATCTGAggtttataaaattttataatttgaaaagttttatgAAAGTAGTTAAGGATgtacttagtttttttttttggttaagaTTGGATTGGTGTGAAGTATACGGCTTATCTAGTCTATGCTTTGCAAGTTTGCATAGGACAAAAGATCGAAAAGAATGCATTGGATGGATGTCCGAGCTTTGAGAAGGAAGAAGGCCATGGGAAGATATCATCTGTGATCCATGGATCTCCGGTCAAAAAATCGTATCTAAGTTCCGTGGTTAATCTGCTCTCTTTGGACTTTTACATTTTCTAAATTATAggtttatatatttgtaattttaatagatttataTACACTATTTCAGGGTTTCTGTGAAAAATACTAGATTCATTTGTGTCACAACTCTTATCTGCCTCTCATTtgattgttgtttttattatagtagcactctaaattattatttttgtttcaattcgtttgtattatttttttaaaaaatttattttcaaaagaacaatttttaataattttttaattccaactttttatacagcatatttaaaatcataagaataaatgaacattttaatatattttatatatttttaatttaagatcacaaaattttaaatatttctttattttttaaaactctctatcaaattaaaatcaaataaataaattaaaagggagaaagtaaaaaaaaaatgtaatgatCAAGTTAAAGAGAAATTTCCT
It encodes the following:
- the LOC125870527 gene encoding FCS-Like Zinc finger 8-like, yielding MLMVMLRNHSRRAVSSKQSPMADNKSFSSPRFFNGFLTRSLSDVLVDSEISPKSILDSKQIFNLGNPFGYDRNSSYANYEDKNSSSTLEGIKLIALLDPIENEESINSTSKMVVFGTELKDFGIKTKDSHVLAFGNVKEDKDSSKGGLSLREMESLEDYTCVITHGPNPKKTHIFDNCVVESCSVLGKLSDCS